From one Streptomyces sp. NBC_01478 genomic stretch:
- the guaB gene encoding IMP dehydrogenase, producing the protein MTANVDGVPAKFATLGLTYDDVLLLPGASDVLPNAVDTSSRISRNVRVNIPLLSAAMDKVTESRMAIAMARQGGVGVLHRNLSVEDQVNQVDLVKRSESGMVTDPITVHPDATLGEADALCAKFRISGVPVTDGNGKLLGIVTNRDMAFETDRSRQVREVMTPMPLVTGKVGITGADAMQLLRRHKIEKLPLVDEAGILKGLITVKDFVKAEQYPHAAKDAEGRLIVGAAVGASPEALERAQALAEAGVDFLVVDTSHGHNSNALNWMAKIKSSVGVDVIGGNVATRDGAQALIDAGVDGIKVGVGPGSICTTRVVAGIGVPQVTAIYEASLAARAAGVPLIGDGGLQYSGDIGKALAAGADTVMLGSLLAGCEESPGELQFINGKQFKSYRGMGSLGAMQSRGQGRSYSKDRYFQAEVASDDKLVPEGIEGQVPYRGPLANVLHQLVGGLRQTMGYVGAATIEEMETKGRFVRITSAGLKESHPHDIQMTVEAPNYSRSK; encoded by the coding sequence ATGACTGCCAACGTCGACGGAGTGCCCGCCAAATTCGCGACACTAGGGCTGACCTACGACGACGTGCTGCTGCTGCCGGGCGCGTCCGACGTGCTGCCGAACGCGGTCGACACCTCGTCCCGTATCTCGCGCAACGTCCGGGTCAACATCCCGCTGCTCTCCGCGGCGATGGACAAGGTGACCGAGTCCCGCATGGCCATCGCGATGGCCCGCCAGGGCGGCGTCGGCGTGCTGCACCGCAACCTGTCCGTCGAGGACCAGGTCAACCAGGTCGACCTCGTGAAGCGATCCGAGTCCGGCATGGTCACCGACCCGATCACCGTGCACCCGGACGCCACGCTCGGCGAGGCCGACGCCCTGTGCGCCAAGTTCCGCATCAGCGGCGTCCCGGTGACCGACGGCAACGGCAAGCTGCTCGGCATCGTCACCAACCGCGACATGGCCTTCGAGACCGACCGCTCCCGTCAGGTGCGCGAGGTCATGACGCCGATGCCCCTGGTCACCGGCAAGGTCGGCATCACCGGCGCCGACGCCATGCAGTTGCTGCGCCGCCACAAGATCGAGAAGCTGCCCCTCGTCGACGAGGCCGGCATCCTCAAGGGCCTCATCACGGTCAAGGACTTCGTCAAGGCCGAGCAGTACCCGCACGCCGCCAAGGACGCCGAGGGCCGCCTCATCGTCGGCGCCGCCGTGGGCGCCAGCCCCGAAGCACTGGAGCGCGCCCAGGCCCTCGCCGAGGCCGGCGTGGACTTCCTGGTCGTCGACACCTCGCACGGCCACAACAGCAACGCCCTCAACTGGATGGCGAAGATCAAGTCGAGCGTCGGCGTCGACGTGATCGGCGGCAACGTCGCCACCCGCGACGGCGCCCAGGCCCTGATCGACGCCGGTGTCGACGGCATCAAGGTCGGCGTCGGCCCCGGCTCGATCTGTACGACCCGCGTCGTCGCCGGCATCGGCGTCCCGCAGGTCACCGCGATCTACGAAGCGTCCCTCGCCGCCCGCGCGGCCGGCGTCCCGCTCATCGGTGACGGCGGCCTCCAGTACTCCGGCGACATCGGCAAGGCGCTCGCCGCCGGCGCCGACACGGTGATGCTCGGCAGCCTCCTCGCGGGCTGCGAGGAGTCGCCCGGCGAGCTCCAGTTCATCAACGGCAAGCAGTTCAAGTCGTACCGCGGCATGGGCTCGCTCGGCGCGATGCAGTCCCGCGGCCAGGGCCGGTCGTACTCGAAGGACCGCTACTTCCAGGCCGAGGTCGCCTCCGACGACAAGCTCGTGCCCGAGGGCATCGAGGGCCAGGTGCCCTACCGCGGCCCGCTGGCCAACGTGCTGCACCAGCTCGTCGGCGGGCTGCGCCAGACCATGGGCTATGTGGGCGCGGCCACCATCGAGGAGATGGAGACCAAGGGCCGTTTCGTCCGGATCACGTCCGCGGGCCTCAAGGAGAGCCACCCGCACGACATCCAGATGACGGTCGAGGCACCGAACTACAGCCGCAGCAAGTGA
- a CDS encoding GuaB3 family IMP dehydrogenase-related protein: protein MTEIEIGRGKRGRRAYAFDDIAVVPSRRTRDPKEVSIAWQIDAYRFELPFLAAPMDSVVSPATAIRIGELGGLGVLNLEGLWTRYEDPQPLLDEITGLDVDAATRRLQEIYAAPIKEELIGQRIKEVRDSGVVTAAALSPQRTAQFSKAVVDAGVDIFVIRGTTVSAEHVSGSHEPLNLKQFIYELDVPVIVGGCATYTAALHLMRTGAAGVLVGFGGGAAHTTRNVLGIQVPMATAVADVAAARRDYMDESGGRYAHVIADGGVGWSGDLPKAIACGADAVMMGSPLARATDAPGKGHHWGMEAVNEELPRGKKVDLGTVGTIEEILTGPSHIPDGSMNIFGALRRAMATTGYSELKEFQRVEVTVADSQHKR, encoded by the coding sequence GTGACTGAGATCGAGATCGGGCGCGGCAAGCGCGGCCGCCGGGCGTACGCCTTCGACGACATCGCCGTCGTCCCCAGCCGCCGTACGCGGGACCCGAAGGAGGTCTCGATCGCCTGGCAGATCGACGCCTACCGCTTCGAGCTGCCCTTCCTGGCCGCCCCCATGGACTCGGTCGTCTCCCCGGCCACCGCGATCCGCATCGGCGAGCTCGGCGGCCTCGGCGTGCTGAACCTCGAAGGCCTCTGGACGCGGTACGAGGACCCGCAGCCGCTCCTCGACGAGATCACCGGCCTGGACGTGGACGCCGCGACGCGCCGCCTCCAGGAGATCTACGCGGCTCCCATCAAGGAGGAGCTGATCGGGCAGCGCATCAAGGAGGTGCGCGACTCGGGCGTGGTCACCGCCGCCGCGCTCTCCCCGCAGCGCACGGCCCAGTTCTCCAAGGCCGTCGTCGACGCGGGCGTGGACATCTTCGTCATCCGCGGTACGACGGTCTCGGCGGAGCACGTGTCGGGCTCGCACGAGCCGCTGAACCTGAAGCAGTTCATCTACGAACTGGACGTCCCGGTGATCGTCGGCGGCTGCGCCACGTACACGGCGGCCCTGCACCTGATGCGCACCGGCGCGGCCGGTGTCCTCGTCGGCTTCGGCGGCGGCGCCGCGCACACCACGCGCAACGTCCTGGGCATCCAGGTCCCGATGGCCACGGCCGTCGCGGACGTGGCGGCCGCCCGCCGCGACTACATGGACGAGTCCGGCGGCCGGTACGCGCACGTCATCGCCGACGGCGGTGTCGGCTGGTCCGGCGACCTCCCCAAGGCGATCGCCTGCGGCGCGGACGCGGTCATGATGGGCTCCCCGCTGGCCCGCGCCACGGACGCGCCGGGCAAGGGCCACCACTGGGGCATGGAGGCGGTGAACGAGGAACTCCCGCGCGGCAAGAAGGTCGACCTCGGCACGGTCGGCACGATCGAGGAGATCCTCACCGGCCCGTCCCACATCCCCGACGGCTCGATGAACATCTTCGGGGCGCTGCGGCGCGCGATGGCGACGACCGGGTACAGCGAGCTGAAGGAGTTCCAGCGGGTCGAGGTCACCGTCGCCGACTCGCAGCACAAGCGGTAG
- a CDS encoding nucleotide sugar dehydrogenase → MPADLAVIGLGPLGLPLAQAAVAAGIATVGFKTGPEAGSLSPAELRRMLSGGFRSATNPAELGRVRTAVICAPTPPDADGGLDLSQVETAARALAAHLRPHTTVILESPVHPGTTEDFLRPLLEEGSGLRAGRDFHLAYSPSRVDPGNRDFTPANTPKVIGGLTPACTESAAAFYGRLTDKVVRARGLREAETVQLLETNFRHVNIALVNEMAVLCHDLGVDLWDVIRCAETKPFGFQAFRPGPGVGGHAVPQDLTAHGGRPLRMVELAQQVNNQMPRYVIQRAATLLNEHGKSARGARVLLLGVTYKADLADQQATPAQEIAIRLMELGASVSYHDPHIPSWSVLDRPVPRADSLYEAAADADLTILLQQHRTYDLQGLSVKAQLLLDTRGATPTGAAHRL, encoded by the coding sequence ATGCCCGCAGATCTCGCCGTCATCGGACTCGGTCCTCTCGGCCTGCCCCTGGCCCAGGCCGCTGTCGCCGCCGGTATCGCCACGGTCGGCTTCAAGACCGGCCCCGAGGCCGGCTCCCTCAGCCCCGCCGAACTGCGCCGGATGCTCTCGGGGGGCTTCCGGTCGGCCACGAACCCCGCCGAGCTCGGCCGCGTACGCACCGCCGTGATCTGCGCACCGACACCCCCGGACGCGGACGGCGGACTCGACCTCAGCCAGGTGGAGACGGCCGCCCGCGCCCTCGCGGCCCACCTGCGCCCGCACACCACGGTGATCCTGGAGTCACCGGTGCACCCCGGCACCACCGAGGACTTCCTGCGCCCGCTCCTCGAAGAGGGATCGGGCCTCCGCGCGGGCCGCGACTTCCACCTCGCCTACTCCCCCAGCCGCGTCGACCCCGGCAACCGCGACTTCACCCCGGCCAACACCCCCAAGGTGATCGGCGGCCTCACCCCGGCCTGCACCGAATCGGCCGCCGCCTTCTACGGCCGTCTCACCGACAAGGTGGTACGCGCGCGTGGACTGCGCGAAGCGGAAACCGTGCAGCTACTGGAGACCAATTTCCGGCACGTCAACATCGCCCTCGTCAACGAAATGGCCGTCCTGTGCCACGACTTGGGCGTCGACCTCTGGGACGTCATCCGCTGCGCGGAGACCAAGCCGTTCGGCTTCCAGGCCTTCCGCCCCGGCCCCGGCGTCGGCGGCCACGCCGTCCCCCAGGACCTGACGGCACACGGCGGCCGCCCGCTCCGCATGGTCGAACTCGCCCAGCAGGTCAACAACCAGATGCCCCGCTACGTCATCCAGCGCGCCGCCACGCTCCTCAACGAACACGGCAAGTCCGCGCGCGGGGCCCGCGTCCTCCTCCTCGGCGTCACCTACAAGGCCGACCTCGCCGACCAACAGGCCACCCCCGCCCAGGAGATCGCGATCCGCCTCATGGAACTCGGCGCCTCCGTCAGTTACCACGACCCGCACATCCCGTCCTGGAGCGTCCTCGACCGCCCGGTCCCCCGCGCGGACTCCCTCTACGAGGCGGCGGCGGACGCCGACCTGACGATCCTGCTCCAGCAGCACCGGACGTACGACCTCCAAGGCCTGTCGGTGAAGGCGCAGTTGCTGCTGGACACGCGCGGGGCCACACCGACCGGCGCGGCGCACCGGCTCTGA
- a CDS encoding glycerol-3-phosphate dehydrogenase/oxidase — MRTATLGPAQRAEALAGMAERELDVLVVGGGVVGAGTALDAVTRGLSTGLVEARDWASGTSSRSSKLIHGGLRYLEMLDFALVREALKERGLLLERLAPHLVKPVPFLYPLQHKGWERLYAGSGVALYDAMSMARAHGRGLPTHRHLSRRHALRVAPALKKDALVGALQYYDAQMDDARYVATLVRTASSYGAKVANRARVTGFLREGERVVGAKVEDVEAGGEYEIRAKQIVNATGVWTDDTQAMVGERGQFHVRASKGIHLVVPKDRINSTSGLILRTEKSVLFVIPWGRHWIVGTTDTDWDLDKAHPAASSADIDYLLEHVNSVLAVPLTRDDVQGVYAGLRPLLAGESDATSKLSREHTVAHPVPGLVVVAGGKYTTYRVMAKDAVDEAVHGLDMRVAECVTEDVPLIGAEGYRALWNARARIASKTGIHVVRVEHLLNRFGSMSEEVLDLIAKDPTLGEPLQFADDYLRAEIVYAASHEGARHLDDVLTRRTRISIETFDRGTRSAREAAELMAPVLGWDKDQIEREVEHYEKRVEAERESQRQPDDLTADAARLGAPDIAPL, encoded by the coding sequence GTGAGGACAGCGACACTGGGTCCGGCGCAGCGAGCCGAGGCACTGGCGGGAATGGCCGAGCGCGAACTGGATGTGCTCGTCGTGGGCGGAGGTGTGGTCGGCGCGGGCACCGCCCTGGACGCCGTGACCCGCGGTCTGTCCACGGGACTGGTCGAGGCGCGCGACTGGGCCTCGGGCACGTCCAGCAGGTCGAGCAAGCTCATCCACGGAGGTCTGCGGTATCTGGAGATGCTCGACTTCGCCCTCGTCCGCGAGGCCCTCAAGGAACGCGGACTGCTCCTGGAGCGCCTCGCCCCGCACCTGGTGAAGCCGGTGCCGTTCCTGTACCCCCTCCAGCACAAGGGCTGGGAGCGCCTCTACGCCGGCTCGGGCGTCGCGCTCTACGACGCGATGTCCATGGCTCGCGCGCACGGCCGGGGTCTGCCCACGCACCGCCACCTGAGCCGCCGTCACGCCCTGCGCGTGGCACCCGCGTTGAAGAAGGACGCCCTGGTGGGGGCCCTTCAGTACTACGACGCCCAGATGGACGACGCCCGCTATGTGGCCACCCTGGTGCGCACGGCGTCGTCGTACGGCGCGAAAGTCGCCAACCGCGCGCGGGTGACCGGGTTCCTGCGTGAGGGCGAGCGGGTGGTCGGCGCCAAGGTGGAGGACGTCGAGGCGGGCGGCGAGTACGAGATCCGCGCCAAGCAGATCGTGAACGCCACGGGTGTGTGGACCGACGACACCCAGGCGATGGTCGGCGAGCGCGGGCAGTTCCACGTCCGGGCCTCCAAGGGCATCCACCTCGTCGTCCCCAAGGACCGCATCAACTCCACCAGCGGACTGATCCTGCGCACCGAGAAGTCCGTGCTGTTCGTCATCCCGTGGGGCCGGCACTGGATCGTCGGCACCACCGACACCGACTGGGACCTAGACAAGGCCCACCCGGCCGCGTCCAGCGCCGACATCGACTACCTCCTTGAGCATGTGAACTCGGTGCTCGCGGTGCCGCTGACCAGAGACGACGTCCAGGGTGTGTACGCGGGACTGCGTCCCCTGCTGGCCGGCGAGTCCGACGCCACCAGCAAGTTGTCGCGCGAGCACACCGTCGCGCATCCGGTGCCGGGGCTCGTCGTCGTGGCGGGCGGCAAGTACACGACGTACCGGGTGATGGCCAAGGACGCCGTGGACGAGGCGGTGCACGGCCTCGACATGCGGGTCGCCGAATGCGTCACCGAGGACGTGCCGCTGATCGGCGCGGAGGGCTACCGGGCGCTGTGGAACGCGCGGGCGCGCATCGCCTCGAAGACCGGCATCCATGTGGTGCGCGTGGAGCACCTGTTGAACCGTTTCGGGTCGATGTCGGAGGAGGTCCTCGACCTCATCGCCAAGGACCCGACACTCGGCGAACCCCTCCAGTTCGCCGACGACTATCTGCGCGCCGAGATCGTCTACGCCGCCTCGCACGAGGGTGCACGGCACCTGGACGACGTACTGACCCGCCGTACCCGCATCTCCATCGAGACCTTCGACCGGGGCACGCGCAGCGCCCGTGAGGCCGCCGAGTTGATGGCACCGGTGCTCGGCTGGGACAAGGACCAGATCGAGCGCGAGGTCGAGCACTACGAGAAGCGGGTGGAGGCCGAGCGGGAGTCGCAACGCCAGCCCGACGACCTGACGGCGGACGCGGCGCGGTTGGGGGCGCCGGACATCGCGCCGCTGTAG
- a CDS encoding serine hydrolase domain-containing protein, with protein MPTPRTLLAIPVSLALLCLSPAPSRAHPATATNALVTLLVTRGEAPAAALLAQDSTGPRDSRAGTDRARNRTDQAQTGTDQAPGRTDYAQAGTGITRADHFRAGSITKTFIATVILQLAAEHRLSLSDTVEQHLPGLVHGAGNDGRALTLRSLLTHTSGLYDFTALTRGTIPVSPTEAIRIALTHPPADRGRFSYSNTNYVLLGLVIRQVTGNSYATEAERRIIAPLRLTGTSFPGSRTTLPAPHGRAYAADGSDVTDLDPRVAGAAGELVTTLADLDRFYSALLGGGLLPSRQLREMLNTRTAQGSYGMGLFPVKLPCGTTVWGHNGRISGSYVRTAATVDGRHVLTFRVNTSEIADPGLEPALLAAEFCPRTS; from the coding sequence ATGCCCACTCCTCGGACACTCCTGGCCATTCCGGTGTCCCTGGCCCTCCTCTGCCTGTCCCCGGCCCCCTCCCGGGCCCACCCGGCAACGGCCACGAACGCCCTGGTCACACTCCTGGTCACCCGAGGCGAAGCCCCCGCGGCGGCACTACTGGCCCAGGACAGCACGGGCCCCCGCGACAGCCGGGCCGGAACGGACCGTGCGCGGAACCGAACGGACCAGGCACAGACCGGGACGGACCAGGCACCCGGCAGGACGGACTACGCACAAGCCGGAACCGGCATCACCCGCGCCGACCACTTCCGCGCCGGCAGCATCACGAAGACCTTCATCGCGACGGTGATCCTCCAACTCGCCGCCGAACACCGGCTGTCCCTGTCCGACACGGTGGAGCAGCACCTGCCCGGTCTGGTACACGGAGCGGGCAACGACGGGCGCGCGCTGACCCTCCGCTCCCTGCTCACCCACACCAGCGGCCTGTACGACTTCACCGCGCTCACCCGGGGCACGATCCCTGTCTCCCCGACCGAGGCCATCCGTATAGCCCTCACCCACCCTCCGGCCGATCGCGGCCGCTTCTCCTACTCGAACACCAACTACGTGCTGCTCGGCCTGGTGATCCGACAGGTCACCGGCAACTCGTACGCCACCGAGGCCGAGCGCCGCATCATCGCTCCGCTGCGTCTGACGGGCACCTCCTTCCCGGGCTCCCGCACCACTCTTCCCGCGCCGCACGGCCGGGCCTACGCCGCCGACGGCTCCGACGTCACGGATCTCGACCCGCGGGTGGCCGGCGCCGCGGGCGAGCTGGTGACCACGCTCGCCGATCTGGACCGCTTCTACTCGGCCCTGCTCGGCGGCGGACTACTGCCCTCGCGCCAACTGCGCGAGATGCTCAACACCCGTACCGCACAGGGCTCGTACGGCATGGGCCTGTTTCCGGTGAAACTCCCGTGCGGCACCACGGTGTGGGGGCACAACGGCCGGATCTCGGGCAGCTACGTGCGCACCGCAGCCACCGTCGACGGCCGGCATGTCCTCACCTTCCGTGTGAACACGAGCGAGATCGCAGACCCCGGCCTCGAACCGGCCCTGCTCGCCGCCGAGTTCTGCCCCCGCACCTCGTAG
- a CDS encoding serine/threonine-protein kinase: protein MSEAERAGTSRQDTRQDKNERLLAGRYRLGEVLGRGGMGTVWRAEDETLGRTVAVKELRFPSSIDEDEKRRLITRTLREAKAIARIRNTSAVTVFDVVDEDDRPWIVMELVEGKSLAEAIREDGLLEPRRAAEVGLAILDVLRSAHRQGILHRDVKPSNVLIAEDGRVVLTDFGIAQVEGDPSITSTGMLVGAPSYISPERARGHKPGPAADLWSLGGLLYAAVEGAPPYDKGSAIATLTAVMTEPLEEPKNAGPLKDVIYGLLNKDPAQRLDDAGARAMLNAVIHAPEPKAAEPEPVPAVDATRVVPLPAQPGPAEAGGKKSGGGGSAGAERLRGALRSMRKAAGGSAGAGAATSAAAGSGVAEGSAPAPATSPGSAAGTGSGKGPGSGGASTPVAGKPGGSVAGAGAAGAGTGAVGASGKSASGASGASEARGSSGAKGAAAGGAGAASAGSGAVAAGSRTPGVPSARAGGDSGSVTRSGTSTGAGAAGGAGGTGGAAGAGAAAGSAAKVGGADPGTRDLGAQASDVQASDVQSSGLREQGLRDSGTRDSGTHEVGTRADNSGSGGRSSGWPVMTPPDLPPRSVPRAPLTDVVPKRTLVIIAVVFLLAVIGVVLAFTLGGGDDSGSKGSKKNDGGKTVASASASASAGTDTKKDDGDKASTGGAQADSSATASASSGTSSSTGKNASGGSGTETDGSSDGAAVVKTYKGSQGFSIGLPAGWSYQSTDSAGVRLVGPDGQKLLIAWTSTPKGDPVADWKSQEQYMTRSGYTRIRIAGVSYRGWNTADWEFTYEDGGTKYRTIDRGFVVNSHLGYALMYTAKAANWDSELRKDTWTTLTKTFEPKS, encoded by the coding sequence ATGTCGGAGGCGGAGCGGGCGGGGACATCCCGTCAAGACACTCGTCAGGACAAGAACGAGCGTCTTCTCGCCGGGCGGTACCGGTTGGGAGAAGTGCTCGGCCGCGGAGGCATGGGCACGGTGTGGCGTGCCGAGGACGAAACCCTGGGCCGGACGGTCGCCGTCAAGGAGCTGCGGTTCCCGTCCAGCATCGACGAGGACGAGAAGCGCCGGCTGATCACGCGGACGTTGCGCGAGGCCAAGGCCATCGCGCGGATCCGCAACACCAGCGCGGTGACGGTCTTCGACGTGGTCGACGAGGACGACCGGCCCTGGATCGTCATGGAGTTGGTCGAGGGCAAGTCGCTCGCCGAGGCCATCCGGGAGGACGGTCTGCTCGAACCGCGGCGTGCGGCGGAGGTCGGGCTCGCGATACTCGACGTGCTCCGCTCCGCGCACCGGCAGGGCATCCTGCACCGCGACGTGAAGCCGTCGAACGTGCTGATCGCCGAGGACGGCCGGGTCGTGCTCACCGACTTCGGTATCGCGCAGGTCGAGGGCGACCCGTCGATCACCTCCACCGGCATGCTCGTCGGCGCGCCCTCCTACATCTCCCCGGAGCGGGCCCGCGGGCACAAGCCGGGTCCGGCGGCCGACCTGTGGTCGCTCGGCGGGTTGCTGTACGCGGCGGTCGAGGGCGCACCGCCGTACGACAAGGGTTCCGCGATCGCCACGCTCACCGCGGTGATGACCGAGCCGTTGGAGGAGCCGAAGAACGCCGGGCCGTTGAAGGACGTCATCTACGGCCTGCTGAACAAGGATCCCGCCCAGCGTCTCGACGACGCGGGTGCCCGGGCGATGCTCAACGCGGTGATCCACGCGCCGGAGCCCAAGGCGGCCGAGCCGGAGCCGGTGCCGGCGGTGGACGCCACGAGGGTGGTGCCGTTGCCCGCGCAGCCGGGGCCGGCCGAGGCCGGTGGCAAGAAGAGCGGTGGCGGGGGTTCGGCGGGGGCCGAGCGGTTGCGTGGGGCGTTGCGGTCCATGCGGAAGGCCGCGGGGGGTTCGGCGGGGGCCGGGGCGGCGACTTCGGCGGCAGCGGGTTCGGGTGTGGCTGAGGGGTCGGCTCCGGCTCCGGCTACGAGTCCGGGTTCCGCTGCGGGTACGGGATCGGGTAAGGGTCCGGGTTCTGGTGGGGCTTCAACTCCCGTTGCTGGTAAGCCCGGTGGCTCGGTTGCGGGTGCCGGTGCGGCTGGTGCCGGGACCGGTGCGGTCGGTGCTTCGGGCAAGAGTGCTTCGGGTGCTTCGGGTGCTTCGGAGGCCAGGGGCTCCAGTGGTGCGAAGGGTGCGGCGGCTGGCGGGGCTGGTGCTGCGTCTGCTGGTTCCGGGGCTGTTGCTGCTGGGTCTCGGACGCCTGGGGTGCCTTCGGCTCGGGCTGGGGGCGATTCCGGGTCGGTGACCCGTTCCGGGACGTCGACCGGCGCGGGAGCTGCGGGTGGCGCGGGCGGCACGGGTGGCGCTGCCGGTGCAGGCGCTGCGGCCGGTTCGGCGGCGAAGGTCGGTGGGGCGGACCCGGGTACGCGTGATCTGGGTGCGCAGGCGTCGGATGTGCAGGCGTCGGATGTGCAGTCGTCGGGGTTGCGGGAGCAGGGTCTGCGGGACTCCGGTACCCGGGACAGCGGTACGCACGAAGTGGGCACGCGGGCGGACAACTCGGGTTCGGGCGGGCGGAGTTCGGGGTGGCCCGTGATGACGCCGCCGGATCTGCCGCCGCGGTCGGTGCCGAGGGCGCCGCTCACCGATGTGGTGCCGAAGCGGACGTTGGTGATCATCGCGGTCGTCTTCCTGCTCGCGGTGATCGGGGTGGTGCTGGCGTTCACGCTCGGTGGCGGTGACGACAGCGGCTCGAAGGGGTCGAAGAAGAACGACGGCGGCAAGACGGTCGCCAGCGCGAGTGCGAGCGCGAGCGCCGGAACGGACACCAAGAAGGACGACGGCGACAAGGCGAGCACGGGCGGTGCGCAGGCCGACTCCTCGGCGACGGCGTCCGCTTCGAGCGGCACATCGTCCTCCACCGGTAAGAACGCGTCCGGCGGGAGCGGTACCGAGACGGACGGTTCCTCGGACGGCGCCGCGGTCGTGAAGACGTACAAGGGGAGCCAGGGGTTCTCGATAGGCCTGCCCGCCGGGTGGTCGTACCAGTCGACGGACTCCGCCGGAGTCCGGTTGGTCGGCCCCGACGGGCAGAAGCTGCTGATCGCCTGGACCAGTACGCCCAAGGGCGATCCGGTGGCGGACTGGAAGAGCCAGGAGCAGTACATGACGCGCTCCGGGTACACGCGGATCCGAATAGCGGGGGTGAGCTACCGGGGCTGGAACACGGCCGACTGGGAGTTCACCTATGAGGACGGCGGGACGAAGTACCGCACGATCGACCGCGGGTTCGTCGTCAACAGTCATCTCGGATATGCGCTCATGTACACCGCGAAAGCTGCCAATTGGGACAGCGAACTCCGTAAGGACACCTGGACGACCCTGACAAAGACGTTCGAACCGAAGTCGTGA